Proteins encoded in a region of the Candidatus Hydrogenedentota bacterium genome:
- a CDS encoding efflux RND transporter permease subunit: MRALLAAFTRNTVFANILLLFFFVVGYMSAKNMVRETFPEFSLDYIVVTVPWPGADPEEVEEGICRKIEEAIEGIEGIKTYTSTSRENGGSVLIEVDERFDTAVVKEKVRNDVEAISTFPLEAEKPVTEEVLLRTEVLMISLAGDNLDERQLKEWAERVKESVQLLPPVSQVQIIGARDYEIGIEVSEKRLREYGLTFAQVSQAVRQSSLNLSGGVVRTQGEDIRLRTIGRKYTGEELARIVVLAGPRGEIVTLDRIATIDDGFVDESLVSRLNGKPAITVAVLKTQEEDALAIAGAVKDWVGTQKAALPAGLEMAIWNDTSIMLQERISLLLRNGAIGLVIVFVALWLFLDLRLSFWAGMGMPISITGALGIMWALDATLNMISLFALIMVLGIIVDDAIVVGESIYVARKRGASRMNAAIDGAREVALPVIGAVTTTIVAFIPLAFVGGIMGKFIAIVPVVVISCLLISLVECLVLLPAHLNNLPDPADKTRRESFLHVHRHTNAWLEWFMEYVYGPFIRASLRWRYVSLAAAVTIMLLAVGIVSGGIIQFEVFPSIDSDILTASVEFPDGTPIRVTQGAVVQLEDALKRIAAREPTLTGEPLIKNTFSLVGSLIEEGPPRYGNNLGAVRVELLESQSRGVFFEKLAADWEAEAGAIPGVISLSISGMETGPPGAAIEVWLQGHNLELLRAAAGDLKSELATYDGVYQIQDDYRPGKNELKFSLKPEARTLGITVADLARQVYAGYFGEEAFRLQRGRDDIRVRVRYTREERSQIAELAQRRIRTPQGYEVPLHSVADIEYGAGLTDIKRTDGMRRIAVTAEVDTSKANTDSIIADMESGYFPDLKSKFPGLVVDFQGEKRKSQESLGSLAISFPVALIGIYIIIATIFRSYIQPMIIMITVPFGIIGAILGHLLLGYNLSMMSMFGMVALSGVVVNDAIVLIECINNFVARGMPIREAIWRGGVRRFRAVFLTTISTVGGLTPLIMERDIQAQFLVPMAVSLAAGVAFATLLTLILIPCLLLVLNDLRRFLYWTLRRRWPSREEVEPARTRYLADHEDDAAGDPETGALLGEATRA, encoded by the coding sequence ATGAGAGCCCTGCTCGCCGCCTTCACCCGGAATACGGTGTTCGCGAATATCCTCCTGCTGTTTTTCTTTGTCGTCGGGTACATGTCGGCCAAAAACATGGTCCGGGAGACCTTCCCCGAGTTCAGTCTCGACTATATCGTGGTGACTGTCCCCTGGCCCGGCGCGGATCCGGAGGAGGTGGAGGAGGGGATATGCCGAAAAATCGAGGAAGCCATCGAGGGCATTGAGGGGATCAAGACGTATACGTCGACCTCCCGCGAGAACGGCGGATCGGTCCTGATCGAGGTGGACGAACGTTTCGACACAGCCGTCGTGAAGGAGAAGGTCCGCAACGACGTCGAGGCGATATCGACATTTCCACTCGAAGCGGAAAAGCCCGTCACCGAGGAAGTCCTCCTGCGCACCGAAGTGCTCATGATCTCCCTGGCCGGCGACAATCTGGACGAACGCCAGCTGAAAGAATGGGCGGAGCGCGTCAAGGAATCGGTACAGCTCCTGCCGCCGGTCAGCCAGGTGCAGATCATCGGCGCGCGCGATTACGAAATCGGCATCGAGGTCTCCGAGAAACGCCTTCGCGAGTATGGCCTGACCTTCGCCCAGGTTTCCCAGGCGGTGCGGCAGAGCAGCCTCAATCTGTCCGGCGGCGTCGTTCGCACCCAGGGCGAGGACATCCGGCTGCGCACCATTGGCCGCAAGTACACCGGCGAGGAGTTGGCCCGCATCGTCGTGCTGGCCGGCCCGCGCGGCGAAATCGTGACCCTCGACCGGATCGCCACCATTGACGATGGATTCGTTGACGAGAGCCTGGTTTCGCGCCTCAACGGGAAGCCCGCGATCACCGTCGCCGTGCTGAAGACCCAGGAGGAAGACGCGCTGGCCATTGCGGGCGCGGTCAAGGACTGGGTCGGAACCCAGAAGGCCGCGCTGCCCGCAGGGCTTGAAATGGCCATCTGGAACGATACGAGCATTATGCTCCAGGAGCGCATTTCATTGCTGCTGCGCAATGGCGCGATCGGATTGGTCATTGTGTTTGTCGCACTCTGGCTCTTTCTCGATCTCCGCCTGAGCTTCTGGGCCGGAATGGGCATGCCCATCAGCATCACCGGCGCCCTGGGGATTATGTGGGCGCTCGACGCCACCCTCAACATGATCTCCCTTTTTGCACTCATCATGGTGCTCGGCATCATCGTGGACGACGCCATCGTCGTGGGCGAATCGATCTATGTCGCCCGAAAGCGGGGCGCCTCCCGGATGAACGCCGCCATCGACGGCGCGCGCGAGGTTGCGCTGCCCGTTATCGGCGCGGTAACCACAACCATCGTCGCCTTCATCCCGCTCGCCTTCGTCGGCGGCATCATGGGAAAGTTCATCGCCATCGTGCCCGTCGTGGTGATCTCCTGTCTGCTCATTTCCCTCGTCGAATGCCTCGTGCTGTTGCCGGCGCACCTCAACAATCTCCCGGATCCCGCCGACAAGACGCGCCGCGAGTCATTCCTCCACGTACACCGCCACACCAATGCGTGGCTCGAGTGGTTCATGGAGTACGTCTACGGCCCCTTTATTCGCGCATCGCTGCGCTGGCGCTACGTCTCCCTGGCCGCCGCCGTCACCATCATGCTTCTCGCCGTCGGTATCGTGAGTGGTGGCATCATCCAGTTCGAGGTCTTCCCAAGCATCGACTCGGATATCCTCACCGCGAGCGTCGAGTTTCCCGACGGCACGCCGATACGCGTCACGCAAGGCGCCGTCGTGCAACTGGAAGATGCGCTCAAACGCATCGCCGCGCGCGAACCCACACTCACCGGCGAGCCACTCATAAAAAACACCTTCTCCCTCGTGGGCTCTCTCATCGAAGAGGGGCCCCCGCGATACGGAAACAACCTCGGCGCGGTTCGCGTGGAACTGCTCGAATCCCAGAGCCGCGGCGTTTTCTTCGAGAAGCTTGCGGCGGACTGGGAGGCCGAGGCCGGCGCCATCCCCGGAGTCATTTCGCTCTCCATCTCCGGCATGGAGACCGGCCCCCCCGGAGCCGCCATCGAAGTGTGGCTGCAGGGACACAATCTAGAGTTGCTCCGCGCCGCCGCCGGCGACCTGAAAAGCGAACTCGCAACCTACGATGGCGTCTACCAGATTCAGGACGACTACCGGCCCGGAAAGAACGAACTGAAATTCTCGCTCAAACCGGAGGCGCGCACCCTGGGAATTACCGTGGCCGACCTGGCGCGCCAGGTGTATGCCGGCTACTTCGGCGAAGAGGCCTTCCGGCTGCAGCGCGGCCGCGACGATATACGCGTGCGCGTCCGATACACGCGCGAGGAGCGCAGCCAGATTGCCGAGCTGGCGCAGCGCCGCATCCGCACGCCCCAGGGATATGAAGTGCCCCTGCATTCCGTGGCGGACATCGAATACGGCGCCGGGCTGACCGATATCAAGCGTACCGACGGCATGCGCCGCATCGCCGTTACCGCCGAAGTCGACACTTCCAAAGCGAACACCGATAGCATCATCGCGGACATGGAATCCGGTTATTTTCCCGATCTGAAGTCCAAGTTTCCGGGGCTCGTCGTCGACTTCCAGGGAGAAAAGCGGAAATCCCAGGAGTCCCTGGGCAGCCTGGCCATATCGTTCCCCGTGGCCCTCATCGGCATCTATATCATCATCGCCACCATCTTCCGCTCCTACATCCAACCCATGATCATCATGATCACCGTCCCCTTCGGCATCATCGGCGCCATTCTCGGCCACCTCCTTCTCGGATACAATCTCTCGATGATGAGCATGTTCGGGATGGTCGCCCTCTCCGGAGTCGTCGTGAACGACGCCATTGTGCTCATCGAGTGCATCAATAACTTCGTCGCCCGGGGCATGCCCATTCGCGAAGCCATCTGGCGGGGCGGGGTGCGGCGGTTCCGGGCCGTGTTCCTCACCACAATCAGTACCGTCGGCGGCCTGACGCCGCTGATTATGGAGCGGGATATCCAGGCCCAGTTTCTGGTGCCCATGGCCGTCTCCCTTGCCGCCGGTGTCGCCTTCGCCACCTTGCTGACCCTCATTCTGATCCCGTGCCTGCTGCTGGTGCTGAACGACCTTCGCCGTTTCCTGTACTGGACTCTCCGGCGCCGGTGGCCATCACGGGAGGAAGTGGAACCGGCCCGCACGCGCTACCTGGCGGATCACGAAGACGACGCCGCGGGAGATCCCGAGACGGGCGCCTTGCTCGGGGAGGCGACCCGTGCGTGA
- a CDS encoding protein kinase, giving the protein MADAKMPEKLGRYEVIRELGKGAMGVVYEGRDPNIGRRVAIKTTRREVVEASGMADEMMERFLREAQAAGALSHPNIITIYDAAEENGIAYIAMEYLEGGDLGDVMESKRRLGMDEIVEIGASICEALAVAHDRGVVHRDIKPANILTPTGQPLKVADFGIAHVSDSNLTQDGALIGTPHYMSPEQFMGQKLDGRSDLFSVGNILYELTTGEKPFGGEALSTVMHHVIKTDPVSPAELNFNVPDALAQVILKALSKRPANRYRTGREMAAALRESLKENPDPAILDPSQAAALGATVPGGTPAPAQDATVISAGPPNEDLVATVPGARPSSQATTIAESGPDATVPGGPPAGDTQPGNRAADVSATVPGGAPPAPSGAPDSPAAPGKGLLVGGGIAAAVVVVGLGALMLGGGGDETPATPAAATPTTSPSAEAAAANFYTMVSFNILRAKNLEDYRKFDAGEVTLDDLDGKLDDVLGPFPIELVDADGATVTEMEYQSSGDFVEIPAARKADNLRYRAHIPSPTNPAESSIRVANIPPAHAPDSAAMVEIVLPPPGV; this is encoded by the coding sequence GTGTACGAGGGGCGGGATCCGAATATCGGGCGGCGGGTGGCCATCAAGACGACGCGGCGCGAGGTGGTGGAGGCCTCGGGCATGGCGGACGAGATGATGGAGCGGTTCCTTCGGGAGGCGCAGGCGGCGGGGGCTTTGAGCCACCCGAATATCATCACGATCTACGATGCGGCCGAAGAAAACGGCATCGCGTACATCGCCATGGAGTATCTGGAGGGCGGCGATCTCGGCGATGTCATGGAATCGAAAAGGCGCCTGGGTATGGACGAAATCGTGGAGATCGGCGCGAGCATCTGCGAGGCGCTCGCGGTGGCGCACGACCGGGGCGTGGTGCACCGCGACATCAAGCCGGCGAATATCCTGACGCCCACCGGCCAGCCGCTGAAGGTGGCGGATTTCGGGATTGCACACGTCAGCGATTCGAACCTGACGCAGGACGGCGCGCTGATCGGCACGCCGCACTATATGAGCCCGGAGCAGTTCATGGGCCAGAAGCTGGACGGGCGATCGGACCTGTTTTCCGTGGGCAACATCCTCTACGAGTTGACCACCGGGGAAAAGCCCTTTGGCGGCGAGGCCCTGAGTACAGTGATGCATCACGTGATCAAAACCGATCCCGTAAGCCCGGCAGAACTGAACTTCAACGTGCCGGATGCCCTCGCCCAGGTCATCCTCAAGGCCCTGAGCAAGCGCCCCGCGAACCGCTACCGGACTGGCCGGGAAATGGCGGCGGCGCTACGCGAAAGTCTGAAGGAGAATCCGGATCCGGCGATACTGGATCCGAGCCAGGCGGCGGCCCTGGGGGCAACCGTTCCCGGCGGGACTCCGGCCCCCGCACAGGACGCCACGGTCATAAGCGCCGGACCGCCGAACGAAGACCTCGTGGCCACGGTCCCGGGCGCGCGGCCCTCCAGCCAGGCGACGACCATTGCGGAGAGCGGGCCCGACGCCACGGTGCCGGGCGGTCCGCCCGCCGGAGACACGCAGCCGGGAAATCGCGCGGCGGATGTCTCCGCCACGGTCCCCGGCGGCGCGCCACCCGCACCGTCCGGCGCGCCCGATTCCCCGGCGGCCCCGGGCAAGGGCCTTTTGGTTGGCGGCGGCATCGCGGCGGCGGTTGTGGTGGTGGGGCTGGGCGCGTTGATGTTGGGTGGGGGCGGCGACGAGACGCCCGCGACGCCCGCCGCGGCAACGCCCACGACCAGCCCCTCGGCTGAGGCGGCGGCGGCGAATTTCTACACGATGGTAAGCTTCAATATCCTGCGCGCAAAGAATCTGGAAGATTACCGCAAGTTTGATGCGGGCGAAGTGACTCTGGACGATCTGGACGGCAAGCTGGATGACGTGCTGGGGCCGTTTCCGATCGAGCTGGTGGACGCGGATGGCGCCACCGTGACGGAGATGGAGTACCAGAGCTCGGGCGATTTCGTCGAGATCCCCGCCGCGCGTAAAGCCGACAACTTGCGGTATCGCGCGCACATCCCCTCCCCCACCAATCCGGCGGAGTCCAGCATCCGCGTCGCCAACATCCCGCCGGCCCACGCGCCCGACAGCGCCGCCATGGTCGAAATTGTACTGCCGCCACCGGGTGTCTGA
- a CDS encoding tetratricopeptide repeat protein, whose product MRRLRLFGVLGLMAGLLLFSGIAKADFFSGDAVPEIQAQDIFGNPVDLNAILDQNPDLVILFFFTPENGKPIAAKLQALKRLYSGDDLSIIALGMESDKAALQQFADSLKIQYFLLADEAVKSAAWYKDVSQLPLTLFVHTPQRTIERVLRGTSSEQANILKEVAENLFQQRKTDKAAAVATTALESGEDAAAVKELNGHILVAEGKLDDAEKEFGAIGSDAGIAKVALERGDLTGAIAAADRAGDNGYAQAVKGEALMKAGELDDAAAALDRAAASPLPGWQKSEAVNAQGRLAHASGNLDAAVAQYTKAQSLDQYNVEALSNEGAAYRERGSAEDLERAKATLEKASAIRPDEMTALMLQQVQAELQEANDLKRGELIKNMIEDLSKRYQEMKASGEASPADDWSSRPVVLAFLPGETKGRFVFDRAGTDMVVQREIESQVQGKNGIQVVERIMLDKLLQELNLGSSELASADTQRRLGQVLSAGHLGFIDFARAGADTMLYLRLIDSETTGIFFQTSVTIDDSKPRETVEAVVSALTDKLAASEPLKGLIADASENDAIIINLGAKHGVKEGTVFKILEDGDPIEVGGRVIAHRQRPVGQLKVTVVEDDYAIGSASNLREGVALAKEMKIQEMK is encoded by the coding sequence ATGCGACGATTGCGACTGTTTGGTGTATTGGGCCTCATGGCAGGCCTGTTGTTGTTCTCCGGCATCGCGAAAGCGGACTTTTTTTCCGGGGACGCCGTGCCCGAGATTCAGGCGCAGGACATTTTCGGCAATCCGGTGGACCTGAACGCGATTCTGGATCAGAATCCGGATCTGGTGATCCTGTTCTTCTTCACGCCGGAAAACGGCAAGCCCATCGCGGCCAAATTACAGGCGCTGAAGCGGCTGTACTCCGGGGATGATCTCTCAATCATCGCCCTGGGCATGGAATCGGACAAGGCCGCGCTCCAGCAATTCGCGGACAGCCTCAAGATCCAATATTTCCTCCTTGCGGACGAAGCGGTAAAGAGCGCGGCGTGGTACAAGGACGTGAGCCAACTCCCGCTTACCCTGTTCGTGCACACGCCGCAGCGCACGATCGAACGGGTACTGCGCGGCACGAGCTCGGAGCAGGCCAATATCCTGAAGGAGGTGGCGGAGAACCTCTTCCAGCAACGGAAGACGGATAAGGCGGCGGCCGTGGCGACGACTGCACTGGAAAGCGGTGAAGACGCGGCGGCGGTGAAGGAATTGAACGGGCATATCCTGGTGGCCGAGGGCAAATTGGACGACGCCGAGAAGGAATTCGGCGCCATTGGTTCGGATGCAGGTATCGCAAAGGTTGCCCTGGAACGCGGCGATCTGACCGGCGCCATCGCGGCGGCGGATCGGGCGGGCGACAACGGGTACGCGCAGGCGGTGAAGGGCGAGGCGCTGATGAAGGCTGGCGAACTCGACGATGCGGCGGCGGCGCTTGACCGCGCGGCCGCGAGCCCGCTGCCGGGCTGGCAGAAGTCCGAAGCGGTAAACGCGCAGGGCCGCCTGGCGCACGCGAGCGGGAATCTGGATGCGGCGGTGGCGCAATACACGAAGGCGCAGTCGCTGGATCAGTATAACGTCGAGGCGCTGAGCAACGAAGGCGCGGCCTACCGCGAGCGGGGCTCCGCCGAAGACCTGGAACGCGCCAAGGCGACGCTGGAGAAGGCGTCGGCGATCCGCCCGGACGAGATGACCGCGTTGATGCTGCAACAGGTGCAGGCGGAATTGCAGGAAGCCAACGACCTCAAGCGCGGCGAATTGATCAAGAACATGATCGAGGATCTGAGCAAGCGCTATCAGGAAATGAAGGCCAGCGGCGAGGCGTCGCCGGCGGACGATTGGAGTTCGCGCCCGGTTGTACTGGCGTTTCTGCCTGGGGAGACCAAGGGCCGCTTCGTGTTCGACCGCGCGGGCACCGATATGGTCGTGCAGCGCGAGATCGAATCGCAGGTGCAGGGCAAGAATGGCATCCAGGTGGTCGAGCGCATCATGCTCGACAAGCTGCTTCAAGAGCTGAACCTGGGCAGTTCGGAATTGGCCAGCGCCGACACGCAGCGCCGCCTGGGCCAGGTGCTCTCGGCGGGCCACCTGGGCTTCATCGATTTTGCGCGGGCCGGCGCCGACACGATGCTTTACCTGCGGCTGATCGATTCCGAGACGACGGGCATCTTCTTCCAGACTTCGGTAACCATTGACGATTCGAAGCCGCGGGAGACTGTCGAGGCGGTCGTGAGCGCACTGACGGATAAGCTCGCGGCGAGCGAACCGCTCAAGGGCCTGATCGCGGACGCCTCGGAGAACGACGCCATCATCATCAACCTCGGCGCGAAGCACGGCGTGAAGGAAGGCACGGTGTTCAAAATTCTCGAAGATGGCGACCCCATTGAAGTCGGCGGGCGTGTAATCGCCCACCGCCAGCGCCCCGTCGGCCAGTTGAAGGTGACCGTGGTGGAGGACGATTACGCCATCGGCAGCGCTTCCAACCTGCGCGAGGGCGTCGCGCTTGCCAAAGAGATGAAGATTCAGGAAATGAAGTAG
- a CDS encoding TolC family protein, whose protein sequence is MTSNDVGMRWIRRLIPAVTRVALATAPLLLVAAAATETGDVAPEVAEAAPAPEFPAEGAEACREDATPDRVPETHTEESAPLPLVLDLEAAQRTALERNPSLFAAAARVDQARSRVRQAQSLYLPRLDAEYTASRTHLPASTVNPAKDQALFGPISSSVTGGLSQLLFNPNQGGGLAGLGFSAASGVFSGIQARGAFDEDIENYRATLTASYILFDGFSRRYTNAMARFGRQESDAARREVTRLVLDAVAQSYYGVQLARENVAIARADEAFNERLLSEARARRERGAGSKSDVLNFEVALRAAQSARIQAEGQERVARVALAALMGLPEATLGDSVDIAPLPEETVEYLELDPVETLLASAEAQRPDVQQGLFQVARLRAQVGERKSVYYPKVNAFATQDAQRSENSRIDRDDFAGTVGVNVSYNLFAGGRNRASISEARHTLAEAEFLLEETRLDVAREVRQGAIDLETARAALVLQRTTAEYVEENRALVEKEFRAGQGSLVRLNQAQRDLVEAQARLALARVALYSARHALETATGETISRFAGYITGGEQESE, encoded by the coding sequence ATGACGTCAAACGACGTAGGAATGCGCTGGATTCGGCGCCTGATACCGGCCGTGACGCGTGTCGCCCTCGCCACCGCGCCGTTGCTTCTTGTGGCTGCCGCCGCCACGGAGACCGGCGACGTCGCACCCGAAGTCGCGGAGGCCGCCCCCGCCCCCGAGTTCCCCGCGGAAGGGGCGGAAGCCTGTAGGGAGGACGCCACACCGGACCGCGTGCCGGAAACCCACACGGAAGAGAGCGCGCCGCTCCCGCTCGTGCTCGATCTGGAAGCCGCGCAGCGGACCGCCCTCGAACGGAATCCCAGCCTCTTCGCAGCCGCCGCCCGCGTGGACCAGGCGCGATCCCGCGTTCGGCAGGCGCAGTCGCTCTACCTGCCTCGGCTCGACGCGGAGTACACGGCATCGCGTACCCATCTCCCGGCAAGCACCGTCAATCCCGCGAAGGATCAGGCCCTGTTCGGCCCCATCTCATCGTCCGTGACCGGGGGGCTCTCCCAGCTCCTCTTCAATCCCAACCAGGGCGGCGGGCTGGCCGGGCTGGGCTTCTCCGCCGCCTCCGGCGTGTTCTCGGGAATCCAGGCCCGCGGCGCCTTTGATGAGGATATCGAGAATTACCGGGCGACCCTGACCGCCAGCTACATTCTGTTTGACGGCTTCTCCCGGCGCTATACAAACGCCATGGCCCGTTTTGGCCGCCAGGAGAGCGACGCCGCGCGCCGGGAAGTTACCCGCCTGGTGCTCGATGCGGTCGCCCAGAGCTATTATGGCGTCCAGCTCGCCCGGGAGAACGTGGCCATTGCACGCGCGGACGAAGCCTTCAACGAGCGCCTGCTTTCGGAGGCGCGCGCGAGGCGCGAGCGGGGGGCCGGCTCCAAGAGCGATGTACTCAACTTCGAAGTCGCCCTGCGCGCCGCCCAGTCCGCCCGAATTCAAGCCGAGGGCCAGGAGCGGGTGGCCCGCGTGGCGCTGGCGGCCTTGATGGGGCTGCCCGAGGCGACCCTGGGCGACTCCGTGGACATTGCCCCGCTTCCGGAGGAAACCGTCGAATACCTCGAGCTGGATCCCGTGGAAACCCTGCTCGCCAGCGCGGAGGCGCAACGGCCCGATGTCCAGCAGGGATTGTTCCAGGTCGCCCGGCTCCGCGCCCAGGTGGGGGAGCGGAAATCCGTGTACTACCCGAAAGTGAATGCCTTTGCGACCCAGGACGCCCAGCGCTCCGAAAACTCGCGTATCGATCGGGATGATTTCGCCGGAACCGTCGGCGTGAACGTTTCCTACAACCTCTTTGCCGGCGGGCGGAACCGGGCCAGCATTTCCGAGGCGCGCCACACGCTCGCCGAGGCGGAATTTCTCCTGGAGGAGACCCGCCTGGACGTCGCGCGCGAGGTGCGCCAGGGCGCCATCGATCTCGAAACCGCCCGGGCGGCCCTCGTGCTCCAACGCACCACCGCCGAATACGTGGAAGAGAATCGCGCCCTCGTCGAGAAAGAGTTCCGCGCCGGGCAGGGCAGCCTCGTCCGGCTGAACCAGGCCCAGCGCGACCTGGTGGAGGCCCAGGCCCGGTTGGCGTTGGCCCGCGTGGCGCTGTATTCCGCCCGGCACGCCCTCGAGACCGCCACCGGAGAAACTATTTCGCGTTTCGCGGGATACATCACAGGTGGGGAGCAGGAATCCGAATAG
- the recR gene encoding recombination mediator RecR — MLLNSPAVERLVEAFRRLPGVGKRSAERMALHLLSAPHEDAMRLSEAIREARERITTCSVCRNLTESDPCSICADDRRDAGLVCVVEQPAGAMAIEKGGGYRGRYHVLHGVLNPLEGIGPAELCLDRLFARLKSGEVREVIVATNATAEGEATALYLSRQLRQLGIAASRIAHGVPMGGGLEFADDATLSHAMQGRTPLA; from the coding sequence ATGCTGCTGAATTCACCCGCGGTCGAGCGGTTGGTGGAGGCCTTTCGGCGTCTGCCCGGTGTCGGCAAGCGATCCGCCGAGCGCATGGCGCTCCACCTTCTGAGCGCGCCCCACGAAGACGCCATGCGCCTCAGCGAGGCCATTCGTGAGGCTCGCGAGCGCATTACCACCTGCTCCGTCTGCCGGAACCTCACGGAAAGCGACCCCTGTTCCATCTGCGCCGATGATCGCCGCGACGCGGGCCTGGTTTGCGTTGTGGAGCAGCCCGCGGGCGCCATGGCCATCGAAAAAGGCGGCGGCTATCGGGGGCGGTACCACGTGCTGCACGGCGTGCTGAATCCCCTCGAAGGCATCGGCCCGGCGGAATTGTGTCTCGACCGCTTGTTCGCCCGGCTCAAATCCGGCGAGGTGCGCGAAGTCATCGTCGCGACCAACGCCACGGCCGAAGGCGAGGCCACCGCGCTTTACCTGTCCCGCCAACTGCGGCAACTCGGGATCGCCGCCAGCCGCATCGCCCACGGGGTGCCCATGGGGGGCGGGCTGGAATTCGCCGACGACGCCACGCTTTCGCATGCCATGCAGGGGAGAACACCGCTGGCGTAG
- a CDS encoding biotin/lipoyl-binding protein: MTVEHSAEKDKSRSPQSDSEGAPLAINGKEGSLWLRITLTLAILAAGVLGMAGLSNLKKAPAEATAAEPVLPVEVLAAVPEDVPVIVSGLGEARALNVVPVSPEIPGVVVEIHPRLEVGERIPAGELLFRIDQRNYQAARDQALAQVAQTEKTIERLERQYRIDQDRLATLERNQNLMAQEFERVKALYEEDEVGTQSAVNQAEMTLNQTADARDQLAQAVALYPVRIQEARSGLEAARAQLALADVNLERTEFRADFDARVKSVALEAGQYVTPGAPVLTLADDRILEISVSLDSRDVRDWLIFDADNSETPGAWFGSLKPVTCAVRWTESPGAQHWEGVVHRVETFDPATRTVNVAVRVSQEAARGGEGGLPLVEGMFCRVDIPGRTMHQVYRLPRWAVSFEGNVFVSRDNRLAILPVEVIRSQGEETFVRGGLEPGAEVITTRLVNPLPNHLLAVDRNPDAAS, from the coding sequence ATGACGGTGGAACACAGCGCGGAGAAGGATAAGAGCCGAAGCCCGCAATCGGATTCGGAGGGCGCGCCGCTCGCCATCAATGGCAAAGAAGGTTCGCTCTGGCTCCGCATTACCCTCACACTCGCCATTCTGGCCGCCGGCGTCCTGGGGATGGCCGGCCTGTCCAATCTCAAAAAAGCGCCCGCCGAGGCTACCGCCGCCGAGCCCGTGCTCCCCGTCGAAGTGCTCGCCGCCGTACCGGAAGATGTCCCCGTCATCGTGTCGGGCTTGGGCGAGGCACGGGCGCTAAATGTTGTGCCTGTCTCCCCCGAAATTCCAGGAGTTGTCGTCGAAATTCACCCCCGCCTTGAAGTGGGCGAACGAATTCCCGCCGGCGAGCTCCTTTTCCGTATCGACCAGCGGAACTACCAGGCCGCGCGCGATCAGGCCCTGGCGCAGGTCGCGCAGACCGAGAAAACCATCGAGCGCCTCGAACGGCAGTACCGCATTGACCAGGATCGTCTCGCCACCCTCGAACGAAACCAGAACCTCATGGCGCAGGAATTCGAGCGCGTGAAAGCCCTCTATGAGGAGGACGAAGTCGGGACGCAATCTGCCGTCAACCAGGCGGAAATGACCTTGAATCAGACCGCCGACGCCCGCGATCAGCTCGCGCAGGCGGTCGCCCTGTACCCGGTGCGGATTCAGGAAGCACGAAGCGGCCTGGAAGCCGCCCGCGCCCAACTCGCGCTCGCGGACGTCAATCTGGAGCGCACCGAGTTTCGGGCGGACTTCGACGCTCGCGTCAAATCCGTCGCCCTGGAGGCGGGCCAGTATGTCACCCCCGGCGCGCCCGTGCTGACCCTGGCCGACGACAGAATCCTCGAAATCTCGGTGTCCCTCGATAGCCGTGATGTGCGCGATTGGCTGATTTTCGACGCGGATAACAGCGAAACGCCCGGAGCCTGGTTCGGGAGCCTGAAACCCGTCACGTGCGCCGTTCGCTGGACGGAATCGCCGGGCGCCCAGCATTGGGAGGGCGTGGTGCACCGCGTGGAGACCTTCGACCCCGCCACCCGCACCGTGAACGTCGCGGTTCGCGTGTCGCAAGAGGCCGCGCGCGGCGGAGAGGGCGGGCTGCCGCTGGTGGAGGGGATGTTCTGCCGGGTCGACATCCCGGGCAGGACGATGCATCAGGTGTACCGCCTGCCGCGCTGGGCCGTGAGCTTCGAGGGGAACGTCTTCGTCTCGCGGGACAATCGGCTCGCGATCCTGCCCGTCGAAGTGATCCGGAGCCAGGGCGAGGAGACCTTCGTTCGCGGCGGCCTGGAGCCGGGCGCCGAAGTTATCACAACCCGCCTCGTGAACCCGCTGCCCAATCACCTCCTGGCGGTGGACCGGAACCCGGATGCGGCATCATGA